The region TGTTGCCAACGAGGAAGTCAATACCGTCTGGTGAATCAGGTGCGATGAATACCAAGCGGTTGTCGAAGCTGATGTCGTAGTAAGTTAAGCTCGCTTCAATAGCATCTGAGCTGTAACGAATGCCTAAGTCAATGTTGTCAGCAGTTTCTGGCTCAATATTGTCTAATTGTGACGCATCGCGCTCAAGTACTGAGTCTTTAATCGCAGCGAAGTTTTCGGCGAAGCCAGCAAACACTTCCATACCGTCAATGCCTGTGTCCAACACAACACCAGCCGAGAAAAGTACGTCAGAATCTGAATCAACTTTTACCTTGTCTGCGCCGCGGTTGAAGTTATCGTCAGCTTCTAATTCAACTAAGAACTTTTTCGCACCAACGCGCACTTTACCCCAACCCATATCCAATTCGTCTTCAAGGTAGAACATCATAGTGTCAACAGTGAAGCTACGGTCGTACTGTACCCAGTATGGGTTATGGTCAAATTGGAAGCTGGTGCGTGAATCAATAATTTTGTGCCAATCACGTGATTCGTCGCGCTCGTAATCTTCATACCAAACACCACCGCGTAAGGTGTTGCTCATGTTGTCAAAATCAGTATAGAGGGCGAAGTCACCGTTAAAGCCAAAGCGCTCTTTGTTGTAATGCGTGTGACGATATGAGCCGACAGGAATTGCGCTGCGATCGTAACATGCTGGGTCTGCTTCTGGGCCAGAGCCGCCGTATGGCGCAAGAATTGAACTCACACATCCCGCAGCAGGCGCTAAGCTGTTGCCTGCGGCATCAACAAAGTAAATACGACCTAGTGGCGCGCCACCGAATACTGTGTTACCAGAAACAAGTTCTGAGTGGCCTTCGGCGCCGTCATTTTTTATGTCAACCAAGTAAGGTGGTACCCAGTCACCGCGACCTGAGTTGTCGTGGTAGTAAACATTACCCGATAACTCGTAAGCGTCAGTGGTGTATGCGGCTTTTAAGTAGCCAAAGATGTTTTCACGCAGTGTTGACCAGCCGCGGCGGTATGTTTGGTCAACATAGGGAATACCCGTCCAGTCTTGGGTTAAGCCGTCAGACTCAGGGTTTTGTTCAAAACCTGCAAGGCTAACACGTTGGTAGTTATCTTCATGTGTATCGTCATACGAAACGTAAGCCGTTAAATCTACGCCATTAACAACGCTGATGACCTTAGCTGCGTAGTGGTCGCGCTCATTTTCTGCCGCTTGTTGAATCCAGTCACTGCTCTGTGTGCTAGATAAGCTGAACCAAGCGTAAGTGTCTTTAAAAATTTCACCGGTATCGTAACGGGCGAAGTACTTTTGGCCATCAAAGTCTGCCAACGTTAAGCTAACTGTTGCCTTCTCTTCTGTTTCAGGATCTGATATCGTAAAGTTAAGTGTACCACCCAGTGCTTCATGTGAGCGCGACGCGACATCTGCAGTCCCTTGAGACACTTGCACAACACCTAAGTTTTCAGTGTCAATGTAACGGTTCGCTTTCGCACCACCGCCGTAGTTAGAGTTACCATTAGCAATGCCGTCGATGGTAATACCGATCTGCTGTTCGTCTAGGCTTAATTGGAAGCCGCGAATAGACACGGTAGTTGACCAATCGTCAGAGCCGAATGTGTCACCTTCGTTGATTAATACACCCGGTAGGTTATCAATAACGGCTAGTGCACTTGTCATGGCTGATTGTTGTTTGAACATTTCTTCCGGTGTTTCATTGTTCGCGTATGAAACACTTTGACCAACGACCGTAATTTCTTCAATTAGCTGTTCTTCGTTAGTTTCATCTGCCATTGCCAAAGGTGCAGCAAGTGCGAAAGCAATCGCTGTAGCGAGTAGTGACTTGTTATTTGTAAGCGTAGACATGAGAGCCCCATTAGTTTTTTATTTTTATGCACGTGTCGCTTTGTGACTTAGCGTTAGCCGTGTTAAAAGCGCTGTGCGTTAGTTCAAAATTAACGGGGCAGCAGTCTACGAGTGGTTTATGACAATTCGGTTTAGCTTTGTTGAACGTTAAGTTAACGACTTATTAAGGCTCGATGACAAAGGCAAATGGGCAGGGTGACCATGGTGAGGAGACTCGCTGCATTTAGGTTTTGCTTTTAGTGTCAATCGGTTGCACTGTTATCGAGCTGTTGTACCAGTGCCATCGGGCTAAAAAGGCAAATAACCTTAGTTTGGACTGATGCAAATAATGCAGTGTTAGCTACCACAAGATTTTCGCACAATTAAACTGGTTGGCATCAAGGTGGTTTTTACTGGTTCACCGTGAATTAACTTGATCAAGCTATCGACCAGTAATTCGCCTGCTAGCTTAGTGTTTTGCTTAGCGGTGGTGAGAGATGGAAAGGTAAAGCTCGCCATGGGGATATCGTCAAAGCCAATCACTGCAACTTGCTCAGGCACTTGATAGCCATTGTCTTGTAAAGCGCGCATTGCACCTATGGCAATCAGGTCACTGGCACCAAACACAGCATCGAAAGGTTCGCCGCTGGCGATTAATTTCAGTGCAGCTTGATAACCAGAATCTTCTGTTGATATGGCATCTAGTTGTCTGGCGGCGTTTATCCCTAGTTTGTTATCGGTTAAAGCTTTGCAGTGGCCTTTGTAACGATCAAAAAATTCAGGGGCATGGCTTGAGGCTTCCCCAAAAAAGGCAAAGTCTTTTCTGCCGTTCATGATGACGTGCTCCGTGAGCTGATAACCGCCGTGAAAATTATCACACCCGATGGAGACAATCGGCAGCG is a window of Thalassotalea euphylliae DNA encoding:
- a CDS encoding TonB-dependent receptor; the encoded protein is MSTLTNNKSLLATAIAFALAAPLAMADETNEEQLIEEITVVGQSVSYANNETPEEMFKQQSAMTSALAVIDNLPGVLINEGDTFGSDDWSTTVSIRGFQLSLDEQQIGITIDGIANGNSNYGGGAKANRYIDTENLGVVQVSQGTADVASRSHEALGGTLNFTISDPETEEKATVSLTLADFDGQKYFARYDTGEIFKDTYAWFSLSSTQSSDWIQQAAENERDHYAAKVISVVNGVDLTAYVSYDDTHEDNYQRVSLAGFEQNPESDGLTQDWTGIPYVDQTYRRGWSTLRENIFGYLKAAYTTDAYELSGNVYYHDNSGRGDWVPPYLVDIKNDGAEGHSELVSGNTVFGGAPLGRIYFVDAAGNSLAPAAGCVSSILAPYGGSGPEADPACYDRSAIPVGSYRHTHYNKERFGFNGDFALYTDFDNMSNTLRGGVWYEDYERDESRDWHKIIDSRTSFQFDHNPYWVQYDRSFTVDTMMFYLEDELDMGWGKVRVGAKKFLVELEADDNFNRGADKVKVDSDSDVLFSAGVVLDTGIDGMEVFAGFAENFAAIKDSVLERDASQLDNIEPETADNIDLGIRYSSDAIEASLTYYDISFDNRLVFIAPDSPDGIDFLVGNNGSYVNVGGIDSTGFEASLTWYISNEWTAYTSYTSNESEYTEGTSAFPTGNTVFGSAEDLAVVSFDWLRDEKFAGVSTKWVGKRWLDAANTQRIDDYIVSDVYAGVTLERPVEGIESLEVRLTINNITDESYLGGVAGQAAWIGAPRTAALNIKAAF
- a CDS encoding LacI family DNA-binding transcriptional regulator, with the protein product MKSKPTSFDIAYRAGVSQSTVSRALRNSPLVNEETRLKVQAIARELNYKVDKNASNLRSQQSSTLALLLFEDPTNDDSLINPFFLSMLGSITKACSDKGYDLLVSFQQMNDDWHAEFEDSNKADGIILLGYGDFVDYEEKLEQLIEQDTRFVRWGAQVESLPIVSIGCDNFHGGYQLTEHVIMNGRKDFAFFGEASSHAPEFFDRYKGHCKALTDNKLGINAARQLDAISTEDSGYQAALKLIASGEPFDAVFGASDLIAIGAMRALQDNGYQVPEQVAVIGFDDIPMASFTFPSLTTAKQNTKLAGELLVDSLIKLIHGEPVKTTLMPTSLIVRKSCGS